The following are from one region of the Candidatus Obscuribacterales bacterium genome:
- a CDS encoding M23 family metallopeptidase — protein sequence MFGQQSNRNAATAIATTFFLAALQSPINAAVNPATEPANWTPILMKSVTPPRPFVGIDGLTNLVYEVVLTNFGRQPVKLIEIQALDKNGQVLLSLSKQKLADNLTEVGKTESADTLLQPGETGIAWMNISFPAGTSLPSDIRHKVTYKTFNEREEKSDVGALTSIDTKKPIRIGPPLKGSGWIANNCYDGIPHRRALFPVSNDLYSSQRYAIDWTKLNTQGQALTGNPLKVNSYPAYDEPIIAVADGTILGVVNEFPDQVPGTASKNKFYPGGNTIIMSLPEEGAFAFYAHIKPGTIAVKEGDKVTRGQVIGHVGNVGNSSEPHLHFHVTDKPTIFAANSIPYAIDNFTVEGKIDEHKFDQEKLSRKKVTLEKPSYVGPHQGQMPKEGSVITFGQ from the coding sequence ATGTTCGGTCAACAAAGCAATAGAAACGCCGCCACTGCCATAGCCACAACTTTTTTCTTGGCGGCACTTCAATCACCTATAAACGCCGCAGTAAATCCAGCAACAGAACCGGCCAACTGGACGCCTATTCTCATGAAATCTGTTACACCACCAAGACCCTTTGTCGGCATCGACGGGCTAACCAATCTTGTTTATGAAGTTGTTCTGACAAATTTTGGCCGTCAACCTGTAAAACTAATTGAAATTCAAGCTCTAGATAAAAACGGACAGGTTCTGCTTAGCCTGTCCAAGCAAAAGCTAGCTGACAATCTCACAGAAGTCGGCAAAACAGAGTCAGCCGATACTCTCTTGCAACCAGGTGAAACAGGTATTGCCTGGATGAACATTTCCTTTCCGGCAGGCACGTCATTACCGTCGGATATTCGCCATAAAGTAACTTACAAAACTTTCAATGAGAGAGAAGAGAAAAGCGATGTCGGTGCCCTCACATCAATTGATACCAAGAAACCAATTCGTATAGGTCCGCCATTAAAAGGCAGTGGCTGGATAGCTAATAACTGCTATGACGGAATTCCTCACAGACGTGCGTTATTTCCAGTAAGCAATGATCTCTACAGCTCGCAGCGCTATGCCATTGACTGGACCAAGCTTAATACGCAAGGTCAAGCTCTTACAGGCAATCCACTGAAAGTAAATTCCTACCCTGCTTATGATGAACCGATTATTGCTGTTGCTGATGGCACCATACTAGGTGTCGTCAATGAATTTCCCGATCAAGTACCTGGTACGGCTTCTAAAAACAAGTTCTATCCAGGCGGCAACACAATAATCATGTCCTTACCGGAAGAAGGCGCATTTGCCTTTTACGCCCACATCAAACCTGGAACGATAGCGGTAAAGGAAGGCGACAAGGTAACGCGCGGCCAAGTAATTGGTCACGTCGGCAATGTCGGTAACTCATCTGAACCGCACTTACATTTCCACGTTACAGACAAACCAACAATTTTTGCCGCCAACAGCATTCCCTATGCAATCGACAATTTCACCGTCGAGGGCAAAATTGACGAGCACAAATTTGATCAAGAAAAACTGAGCAGAAAAAAGGTCACCCTGGAAAAACCGAGCTACGTTGGACCTCATCAGGGACAAATGCCTAAGGAAGGTTCAGTAATTACTTTCGGCCAATAA
- a CDS encoding ABC transporter permease, whose product MIIKRLLSAIPLLLILSLFCFAIVRQIPGDPVDVLLGNSQKDIPAEELTSLRKEFGLDEPWPKQYFVWLGGFVGKGELGRSYRDGKPVLTVIGERIGPTAALTGTALIFTFVGGIAFGLFMSYLSVLKFQLPCRVAYLATLLVYSTPSFYLALIALFVFTQWTQAAPVLAFNNPGQANTPFTFLSHVWLPALVLAIRRGAKVALFIKSSITEELSKQYVIAALSKGLSYKAVIIKHVFKNSLMPVISLLGLSLPSLLGGSVLVETIFAWPGLGRLTVEATFGRNYPVLVALTVIYGVLVVLANLLADIISQSVDPRLKNSRQSATSKAYAKS is encoded by the coding sequence ATGATTATCAAAAGACTGCTGAGCGCCATTCCGCTACTCCTAATACTGTCGCTCTTTTGTTTTGCCATTGTCAGACAAATTCCAGGCGATCCTGTCGATGTTCTTTTAGGAAATAGCCAGAAAGACATACCGGCCGAAGAGTTAACTTCCCTGAGAAAAGAATTTGGTTTGGATGAGCCTTGGCCCAAACAGTATTTTGTCTGGCTGGGTGGCTTTGTCGGCAAAGGCGAACTTGGTCGCTCTTATCGAGATGGCAAACCCGTTCTAACAGTTATCGGCGAACGTATTGGTCCAACAGCGGCGCTGACAGGCACCGCCCTTATCTTCACCTTTGTTGGCGGCATTGCATTTGGATTATTCATGAGTTATTTGTCCGTTCTGAAATTTCAACTGCCTTGTCGCGTGGCCTACCTAGCCACACTATTAGTTTATTCAACACCAAGTTTTTACCTGGCTCTAATTGCTTTGTTCGTTTTTACTCAATGGACTCAAGCAGCTCCCGTTTTAGCTTTCAACAATCCCGGACAAGCTAATACTCCTTTTACGTTTTTAAGCCATGTCTGGTTGCCGGCACTAGTTCTTGCCATACGCCGAGGCGCCAAAGTAGCGCTTTTTATAAAATCGTCCATAACTGAAGAGTTATCCAAACAGTATGTAATTGCCGCGCTGAGCAAAGGCTTAAGCTATAAAGCAGTTATTATCAAACACGTTTTCAAAAACAGTTTAATGCCGGTAATTAGCCTCTTGGGACTTTCATTGCCGTCACTCCTGGGTGGATCAGTGCTTGTTGAAACAATTTTTGCCTGGCCGGGGCTGGGCAGACTTACAGTTGAGGCGACATTTGGGCGGAATTATCCCGTCCTTGTGGCGCTGACTGTTATCTACGGCGTTTTGGTCGTGTTGGCTAATTTGCTGGCTGACATAATTTCTCAATCGGTCGATCCGCGTCTCAAGAATTCTCGACAAAGCGCCACCAGTAAAGCCTATGCAAAAAGTTGA
- a CDS encoding ABC transporter permease, whose amino-acid sequence MQKVDISTICGIVIFLLLISMAIFAPLIAPITGSISPLAINLAERNLPLFSAGHFLGTDHLGRDVFSQAVWGARASLFVGIAAACLASAFGSFWGGLSALLGGKVDLVMMRFVDGMLAVPGIVLILLFQSLISTPNLVRDLPHPIAQLLHVSNYSYGYLPVAVVVIIIAATSWLEAARLTRAQVLSVMSEDFIEAATATGLGHAQMLFHHLMPNAATVIVAETTLLVSDAVLMEAGLGFLGLGLGPDTPSWGHMLGTAQAGLIESNWWSASVPGLLIAALVLSVNLIGQKSTGIRNRKAIAQPSL is encoded by the coding sequence ATGCAAAAAGTTGATATAAGCACCATATGCGGTATCGTCATTTTCCTGCTGCTAATCAGCATGGCCATTTTTGCGCCACTTATTGCTCCAATCACAGGTTCAATTAGTCCTTTAGCCATCAATCTGGCGGAGCGCAATCTGCCGCTTTTCAGCGCCGGACATTTTTTAGGCACGGATCATTTAGGCAGAGACGTGTTTTCACAAGCAGTATGGGGTGCTCGCGCTTCTTTATTTGTAGGCATTGCTGCAGCTTGTTTGGCTTCAGCATTCGGCAGTTTCTGGGGTGGACTGAGCGCACTTTTGGGCGGCAAAGTTGATTTAGTGATGATGCGTTTTGTCGATGGCATGCTGGCCGTTCCAGGCATTGTTCTAATTCTTTTATTTCAGTCCCTTATATCTACTCCCAATCTTGTCCGTGACCTACCGCATCCAATTGCTCAACTATTACATGTGAGCAATTATAGTTATGGATATTTGCCCGTTGCTGTTGTAGTCATAATCATTGCTGCTACCAGCTGGTTGGAAGCAGCAAGACTAACAAGAGCGCAGGTATTATCCGTAATGAGTGAAGACTTCATAGAAGCAGCTACTGCCACCGGATTGGGACATGCACAAATGTTATTTCACCATCTGATGCCCAACGCGGCAACGGTAATAGTTGCAGAAACAACACTTTTGGTATCGGATGCCGTACTGATGGAAGCCGGTCTTGGTTTTCTCGGTTTAGGACTTGGTCCGGACACACCAAGTTGGGGACACATGTTAGGCACAGCGCAAGCAGGGCTCATTGAAAGCAACTGGTGGTCTGCCAGTGTGCCGGGCCTTTTAATTGCCGCGCTTGTTCTATCCGTGAATCTAATCGGTCAAAAATCTACTGGTATTCGGAACCGGAAGGCAATTGCTCAACCTTCACTGTAA